The genomic segment gaaCAAATACGggatttttctaaataatatataaacatatcacTTCGAAATCCCAAAACATATCACTTAAGCTAAGCACTATCACGCTTAACGCCTGGAGATACTTATTCCCTTATCTTATTggtaaacataataaaaatttaattgaacttTATGTCATGAGGGATTGTATTTTACattgtttaaaaagtaaataaatatacttatatgttgATACAAAGgtaacaattaattattttcaagtcATGCGTGACAGAAAATTCATCGTAACGATACATATCAATAAAGCTCAATTTTGTACTATCGTATTTCTAGCATTAGACGATGCAAAGCAAAATGGCGTACATCTTTATGTAGCTTAGATTTAGAGAGACttagataaatttaagaaatttacaaagaaaaaattagaaaaatgttTCTAAATTGAATGTtgaattcttttgtaggtgtgACGAAGAAATTTTTTGTCGTAAGATTTTGTATTgctaaaattttttatatattaaaatgaattaattatatacatataatgttcTTCGTTTCTTCATTTTTGACGTTgttaatgtataaattataattattgaacGGTTCATTGAAATGACGTCCTTTTCTGAACATATCATGCACATGCCTATGCCTTCCATGTATATAAgttatagtaaataataaaaatatacaaacactGTATAATTGGATCGATTAATTTTAGATAACTGTTGTTTAATAGCACATCACtaatgtaaaactaatattttgttactcAACCTTACATTTATGACACTTTTATTGGCACGAGTGAGAAAAGAAGagcatattttctttatttaaacattaaaaaaaaattatgtaaagcACAATACGTGGGCTTAATAGTAGTATTATCTAGTAGTCTACCATTcagtctaaaataaaaaatcaagtttttAAAACGAAATCAATATGAAACGTAGGTGCCATTTGaaatttatctaaaaaaattataagttcggctaaaaataaaatcgctCTTCAATTCCAACTTGTACCAACACAGTAAAATTAAGaatactgttatttatttatattttagacaAGTCATTGTTTAATAGCATAATTATTATGCGTACTGCACAAGTGAAgtcaatataaaaatggaaatatttttttttttttttctcttttacataataaaataataaataattataaaatatacgcTCGCTTCTCTCACGTGGAAGATACTTGAAGATATGTAGCCAATGTTAATcctaaaattttgtttgtctcAGTGGTAAATAAGAAGAAAGATCCAGaagattttaagtttatttgtacaaaacaatatttactgttttaataaaaaaaaaattaaataattttttttggacaagCATAAAAgatttacacaaaatataagatGGATAGCGTTCTATTGACTTTCCTCTTCAGTACTTGTGTAGCACACATAATATCAATACTTGCATGtgaataaatgtaatatttatttattcaattgtcGCTTTGTAATAAGTTGTTGGGTGTTAGTGTAACGTATTGAAGACTAGATGTCTCAATGTGTAGCAATATTAACTgtagataaatttaatatcggTTTGGGAACAACCTCTTTTAAACCCGGTTGACTTTTAAAACTGTAACCAAATTATATGAAGTAgatacatcaatttttttttaaagaattactttaatatgttatattatattgaaaaaataatcatcaaaAAAGTCGATAATTCTGAGATTAGAATATCACATATTAATCACATTGAatggaaaatgaaaatttttattctttatcagtctataaaaatatatttgaaattctGATAATTTGTTCATTGATTAAAAAGTCAAGCTGGTATATCTATTAGTACACACTGGTTCTTCACACAGATTTCTAAATAAGCGATAGGCTAGTTATATGttgtgaaaaaaacaaaatacgatAACCTACTATCCCGTCTGTACGTAGCCTCTATGTTCGATCACttaaggctctgtctagcccattAACAAAAACACCAATGTCCAGGGCGCAATAACTCACTTATTACCTACAATctcaacaaaaaagaaatttatgtcTGTGCGATTTAAAGtccatttttcttattttgtctAGCAGATGCGTAGACAAGGATAGAATCGTATTGGAGAGAAAGGCTATAAGTGGGAATTCCGAAGCTCTTAGAAGGTTGAAGCTACGAAAAAAATGGAAGCTCTGTAGGTACTAGGAAGCTTGCTTTCTACAAAGAACAGATAAATTACCCCGCCAGTATTAATAGTCCCTTTTCCGGAAGTAAAGTACCTTTAAAAATTGAACTGTTCTACTTCCTGAGCTTTCAATACTAAAAGTGCGTAATTATAAAAGCGATCTAAGACTTTAATTTGGCAAATCTGATTCGGCGAACAAAAATGTCTACCTTTGCGGACCTACCCTCGGAAGCATGCAAACGATTCTCTTTTCTTAACCCAGTACAGTTTACACCCAGCCCCGATAGATGAcgcattttgtaaataatttaattactcaTGTATTTTCCAAACCgatattgatataaattaaattgtgaaTACACAACACGGTAGTGATATGCGTAACTGAGCTTCTAAAGgttatataattgttttatacacTATTACttgtattacataaatatggtattATTTGGCCGCTGACTTGCGCAGTGGCAATTTTTGTTGTAGCAAATAAAGTgattcatacaaaaaatggTGTTTCTTTTTCGTACAAGATTCAtagggcaaaaaataaatcccaagtttataagcccctCCCTTTGTCGTCTactacaacatccatggaaaattgATGGAGTTTCCTactctttttctattggtattCTATGATTTAactatatataggtacctacctattacgcaaataaaaaaattgaatttgaataatttgagTTTATGTTACGTCTAACGATGAGGACTTCGTCAAGTCGCGGGTACAAGCAGAATTTTTtaacatcctactaataatataaatgctagtttgtaattatatggatgtttgttactccttCACggaaaataggtacctactacctgaaccgattatgatcaaaaggtacctatgtaggtaCGAAATCCtgttctgggtcttcagccaGAACAGGATTTCGATcgatgtaataaataattgacaatcacaaattttataaaatgtagtgcGAAAGGCAAGGAATTTataaggtaggtaggtatgctGACTGTAAAAGTGGGAGCGCCGGCCTCATCGAATTTTAaaggaccaaatttcgaatgtcttgaaaaagggaAATGTTaggagtaggtaggtacccgTAATCGTAGAATATTCCAAGGTAGGtatgtaaggatcgtagcaagtggaaatccacagtctctgcctaccccgatGGGAGGCGTGATATAAGAATGTATGTGGTGTTTTTGCAATTATTTTCTACATGTCGCAGGAGGCAACTCGGGTAATAAATGCTGTCTTATGATTATTAGGCTAAGGTACCTATCTACCTACATGATtcatttttagaattttctaGGGACAGACCCAGGACATTTATCTTTTGGCTTTTGATTGGTTTTGCGAGACAACTGGGAGATTCAAAGCAATGAAACAATGAAAGTAAAacaagtttaaatatttattgaaattaccTTAAccgcataaaataaaatcagtcTCGAATGGCACTGCCATACACGAATCTTTGGAGAAAACAATACATTCACATTAATCACAGTTTCACTAGAGATCTTCACTTGCCCTTCTTGGCTTCCTTCTCCTTATCACTGGTACCTTCGCTCTGGTCTTTGATTTCCTTGCGCACAGGTCCTGTCTGCGCAATGGGCACCTTCCGCTCACCCTTGACCGCCTCGGGCACCTTCAGCGGCGCCGTGATGGTCAGCACGCCGTCTGAAGACAGCCGCGACTCCACGGCGTCCGGCGTCGCGCCTTCAGGCAGCGCGTACCGCCGCACGAACTGCCGCGAGATGTACCCGTGCTCGTCCTTCTTCTCCTCGTGCTTGCCTTCCACCACCACGAACCCGTCCGCGGTCTTCACCGAGATCTCTTCAGGCGCGAAATGCTGCACGTCCAAGTTGATCTGGAACTTGTCCTTGTCGGCTTTGATGCTGGAGCCGATGTCTCTCGCTGCGGCCGCTAGTTGCCTCCAAGGTCTGTAGTAGTCTGAAGACAGAATTGGGCATGCCACAGCTGTCAGCATGTCGTCGGGTGTCAACGCCAAGCCGAAATCTTGATCAAGGAGACGGCTAGGCCAGTGGCGATGGCGGCTGTAGCGCGGCGAATCGTAGCCAAACATGAATGGAAGCAGCGacattttattgtactttCTTCAATAAACTCTCTTGAAAAACTCGCAGATACACAATTTGTTCTGAAATATCAGAAGAATTAGCTTTGTGTTGTCGTTGAGATCGCTCCGAAactcgtttgtttgttttcaattCACTGCCGGCTTGCCGGCTAGTGTCTCCTTATATACGCGAGCAAGCGCCATCTAGTATCGGGTAGAAAATACTCGAAATATCGTATGCTTTCAGTAGCGCCCAATACTAATGGGTCGCACGTATAAGCGCTCGTAAAATTTGTTtggaaataatgtaattattatcctaataacttaaaacagataaaataatcattaatttcttgtaataatttgacttataatttttgagaAATCGTTCTTTGCCTTTATAATAACGTTGAAAGCATATTGAGTGTATTTCCACATTCGTCCAAACAACGTATGTGAACAtcatactaatataaaaatatttaatataagtagaaaatttgtGGGAATGTATGTTCGCTACTATTTGTCATAATACAACTGAACAGATTTGGATgaaatttaacttaataataatctgAATAACCATGGGTACAATTTACACGCAAGCTAATACAACGAGCAGGTGCTggattgaaatatatatataatataattaaatatacaaaaacgatacagatatttaaataattagagAATCAATTTAatcaatcatttaaaatttcaatgccatcataaagccatacaactgaacgtggcctttattttttttcgagattgttgactctgtctaccccgcaagggataaagactaaatttatgtatttacctatgcatatcattttatataaattgaattttatttcacaacgTTGTAAAAAAGCTATGCGGGCCGCAAACTAACAAGCCCTGTGTTTATGGCGGGCGGGGCTGCAGTCATTGACCGGTAGAAGTATCTCGAAGAGCCGGGAACACAGTGTCAAGGTCACCTTCGTATTTTCGCCGATTTTCTATACACCTATGCATTCATATGACATAATTCGCTTATCTTATCAGTATgaacattatttgttttaaaaatatacgcGTGATTAAGTTGTTTTCGTATTTATTTCTTGCTAGAATGTTGCCGCACCTTCTTACATATTGTGCATTTCAATAAATCActgtttgtaatataatactaacctatctacctacatacatacatatggtcacgtctatatcccttgcggagtagacagagccaacagtcttgaaaagactgaatggccacgttcagctatttgggtaaatgatagaattgagattcaaaaagacctacctacctacctaactgataaaaatgattaattctaataataaaaaagacctAAATCtgtaatgttaatttttattatctgatCCCCatttttgtcaataaaataaaaaagcaataaaataaattatatcccGCGGATAGGGTACTATACCTAACTatctagatttttatttacctacgTAATATAGCCATTctgacatacatatttatatctatttttattagttgagtgttctatttatattaattgaagtaaaaattattgattttatatgaAGCAGGATAAGTAACCTACCTTTATATGCCTGCCACAATTCAGGCTGgaataaagtaggtactaccctctaaaaaaatatatagaaaccACTTCGTTTTGACCTCCATGACCCTTAGCATATAGGAGGCTTTAACAGCTTGGATAATCATTGTTGTACTAcattattcccttagtcggaTCCTACGAGAAAGGGATCGTATTATCTTTTGTCCGGCAagcacttttattttatcacataCAAAAAAGGGTACTTCTATTTATCTTTCACCACCAATTTTGTGAAAAGTACTTTTTGTGAAAATCTAATTAAACCCCTTGTTCCAAACTTTGTCAAAATCTGTCCACAAGATTTTccaactgttggctctgtctaccccgcaagggatgtacactttacaatatgtatatttatggatgttataataataactctTTACAAAAACTATCCGGGACCTGCTAAGggatgaaagaaaaaaatatgttttttaatttttatattaataagaaatatctACTTAGGTATTCTATGGTAGATtctcaattcaatttaattcaaaacctTTATTGCATATTATATAGTACTTCAGTTCTTCTTCTtttacggtgtagacagagccaacaaacaaTCTCTAAAATACTCGAAAGGTTTAGCTGGATAGCTCATTGGTGAAATCGGGACTCAAACAGTGACTAGGTTAccagtccatcgcctaaaagaattccaagtttagaAGGTTATCCCTTAATTGACTTCGACAAACTGCGtaggaagagaagcagctggacGAAGAGCATTACAACTTTTCTTCCTTACTCGACCAGCAGGAGACTGTCACATGAATGTACTTTAGAGactcccctagtcgcctttactGCATGCATGGGACAGAATTAAAAGTGATTTTGAAAGTACCGGCAAATCATTCGGCATATTCTCTTCATAGAAGGTAGAAATCAATGATTCCCGACTCGgcattatgtaaaaaatatatataattatacattacctatatatgtatatcttgcTGCTATGTATATCTACGTACTTCTAGaagatggactagcaacctttcacaaTTTTACTCCCAATTCCAtgatgaagccatacagctaaacgtggccagtCTTTTCGGaattgtgggctctgtctgtcccgcaacggataagacgtgattattgtgtaggtatgtatttcatTCCCATGCAAGAATGCAAGCGTCCGACTCAGACTTTACCGTGTCCCAGTAGGTATCTATGTTTCAAGTTGCCTAATTGCAATATTTAAACCTGAATTAAACCCTCAAAAGCTATATTAATAAGGAGGTAGAAATTTAACTTTCCCACCCGATTTCTATCCTAAAGAGAAAcgacgtttttttttctttcaaacgTTATAATATTTTGCCTAGGCTTTACCATGAGTGTGTAGGAATAGAATTAGGTCGGAATCGGTCAGATTTCTTCAGCatctattaataataattatgtaggaTTTTAGGGTTGTAGCAGCAGACCTGCAGttgatattttgattttaattatattatcgaAGCAAGGAAAAACTTAACATGTTTTAAGGcatcgaaatattttttttatgtgaaacAAAGGTTTAAAGATCTGGACCAGGtcaaagagtaacaaataccttttaatatttacgtacaaaatagttttaataatcGTGTTTATCGTCATTATAATCATCAACTGTGTGGAAATTGTTACTGTTCACGAGATGGCGCTAAAATCACATAAGTaaacatgtttgtttgtcaatGACGTAATGACGGGCGTATTCTCGTATTTTCTACTTTACGCTAGATGTCACTGCTCTggcacatacacatacattcaAACGCACACATTGATAGACCCCCTGGCTGTACGCAGAAACGCCCAGTCGGTGAAGATTCTAGTATTTTCTACTCTACGCCAGATGGCACTTACCTACTATCGCAACTACTACATTCATAAACATAACGCACACATTGATAGCGCCCAGTCTATGTAACGATGAATGACGTAAATCGAGAAATTTCTACTACACGCTAGATGTCGCTGCCCCGCGTATAAAAAGGCGCGTTTTGCCTCGCCAGACATGGAATTTGAGAACGAGCAATACGAAGTGCGAACCGAGCAGTAAGGAGATTTTCTCAGTTATTTTCTGTGATTCTACGAgtgtaattaatttgtttgaaaggGAAAAAATGTCGCTGCTACCATTCGT from the Amyelois transitella isolate CPQ chromosome 25, ilAmyTran1.1, whole genome shotgun sequence genome contains:
- the LOC106141463 gene encoding protein lethal(2)essential for life-like gives rise to the protein MSLLPFMFGYDSPRYSRHRHWPSRLLDQDFGLALTPDDMLTAVACPILSSDYYRPWRQLAAAARDIGSSIKADKDKFQINLDVQHFAPEEISVKTADGFVVVEGKHEEKKDEHGYISRQFVRRYALPEGATPDAVESRLSSDGVLTITAPLKVPEAVKGERKVPIAQTGPVRKEIKDQSEGTSDKEKEAKKGK